The region TCAGCTCTGTATTAGGGGTCTTGGTTCAAGATAGAAGTACTCAGATGTTTGTTATTATCTAAAATTGTTCTATTGTATTTAGGTCAAAATGTGGTTGATTGGTGGACTGGCAGGTTGTTTTCCAGATGTCGGTGCTTCTAtatttgcattacagttacAGCAGACTGAGCAGTATACTGAAATTTTCTtgagaatgaaataaatttttttaaatttgcactgaaaacagcaatGGATTCTTATCTGATTAAGTAAACTTAACATGTAGAAGCTGAAGGGATTAACTCCTTTTTTGTTACTATACAGAATTCAAAGAAGCTTTTTCACTATTTGACAAGGATGGGGATGGTACTATAACCACAAAGGAGTTGGGGACGGTGATGAGATCACTTGGTCAAAACCCCACAGAAGCAGAGCTACAGGATATGATCAATGAAGTAGATGCTGATGGTAAGATTTTTACtaataagtaaaataataaagtgCCTAAATCCTATTCTTCTAACGAAGTAACTGTCTTGCAGGCAACGGCACAATTGACTTTCCAGAATTTCTGACAATGatggcaagaaaaatgaaagatacagatagtgaagaagaaattagagAAGCCTTCCGTGTGTTTGACAAGGTACTAAAATGTTTATATGAACAAGTATTTCTGTTATGAAAACTCAGTCTGACTTCTGAGTTTCCTCACTGAATTGAGGGCTATCTGCAATCACCCCTAAAGTTCAGTCTCCGTGGGACTGCACCTGAAAGCCAGATGAGTCATCATGATAGTACTGGGTCATACTATTAAGCTACCACTTGCTATGATACCAAAATACTTGTACAAGGCTGGCAGGGAAATTGCTTGGATATTTAGAATAGTAATCTTTTAAATCTTAGTCTTTGCCAAGTGAATTGCTAAATGAGTCTAAAGTTACTCAGCTTCTTAAGCAATATGcacttttaaacagaaaatatatgatAAGTACCTTGGGGTGTGGTCAGTCCAGAGTTTGGATACACTAGTACTCTAATGTGTAGTATCCCCTGAAACAGGTGAATGAGAAATAGCTTCTGATCTAAGAAACAAGACACTTGAAACAGTCAGTCACATGATTGAATAGGTATCTTTCACTTAAAGGTTACAAAAGGTGCTGATTGCTTTGttagtgattaaaaaaatgtcttggGATAGAACAGCCAAAGTAGACTGTATTGGATAAGTTGtttccaaaatgtgtttttaagacTAACATCCTAGAAAATATACTGTAGATATGCTTAGAGCTCTCATTTGCCTTGTGCAAATGCTAGTGGTTAAAGCTACACTAACTTTTAATGTTCAGCTTGCTCTGCAATATTCTGAAGTTATAGTTAAGTTGCTACGCCTTAGACAGGTCTATTCcagtcttcttttttccccttgccaGGATGGTAACGGTTACATTAGTGCTGCGGAACTCCGTCATGTGATGACAAATCTTGGGGAGAAGCTAACAGATGAAGAAGTTGATGAAATGATTAGGGAAGCAGACATTGATGGTGATGGTCAAGTAAACTATGAAGGTAAGGAGCTGTTTGTCAATTCTTGAGTAGCACTTGTCATGCTGGTGATTGTGTAGATGCTAATAGCCACACCAAGCTAAAATAGGGGAATGTTCAGATGAGATATCAACAGTTGATGTTCCTTTAAGCTTATGTCTTTTAGTATGTAAATTGTGTACCTCTAAATAGGTTTCAGTTTGAGTGGGTTATTGCTACCTTTGTGCCAAAGGTAAAAAATGACTATTCAACTGTGCAGTGcaagaaataacttttaaatcTAATGACCATTAGAATAAGGAATCTAGGCAAGatgttcatgtatttttttatagtGTTCTGTTCACTAATCAATGTTGGTCTGACAGTAGCAAGTCACTCACTTTTCATTAATGCTTTTAGAATTATTAGAGGCAGAAAGCCTCCAAAATGCACAAAAATTTCAAGACCTTTTAAATAACATCACACAAATCAGTTGCAGCAGtagcttgtttttatttaattctttagGGCGTTGAAACTTAAGTGACTCAAGCAGGAAGAGTTCTGTTAGACAAATGCTTGCAGCTCAGAAGTGCTGAATTTGTTCTCATTTTAACTCTCTGAAAATATCATAGCTTGTTTCTCTGAGATGTTCAAATAATACCCTTAATGTTTCTGAGGTGTAGATGTGGTTTCCCTTTAAGGCCTTCTTGGTTGTGGCTTTAGGATTAGCACACATCTATAAGCGAAAAGGTATTTTTATGAACAAGGCTGTTGCTCTGTTGCTGTACTTACAAGTAGACTGTGTAGAGGATGCCATTGGAGAGGGGAGGCATCCCTGTGTTTTGAGTTGCTCTTTTGAAACTTGAGCAACCAGTTAACTCCTTTTAGGCTcctggtttcttttttgttactgtATCTGAAACTGTGGTTTAGCAAGATAAGTGAAGAAGCCTGTTTTGTGGCATCTAACTTCCAATGTGTTGTGAATAAGCAATGATTCAGTTGCTTAAAGCCAGTCATGCAAAACAGTAAAACTTGAGCtattctttgggaaaaaaaaaaaaagaaaaaaaaaaaaaaagaaaaaaaagtgtcttgCTTGTACCCCTGCTTAGCTGATGGTAGCTTCAGTGTAAGTTCTACTGATCTTTTAATCATTCTTAGATATCTTGTTGCTATCTGTAAATTAGTGGGCATGAGGGCCctgtaatgttttattttggaattaAGTCTGTTTGCTAATTCACTGAAGGaccaacttttttttaataaaagtagaggccttttcccattaaaaatagGAGGGGTTTAGGTGTGATTAGTGAAAAAGGGGGCTACCTGGAAGATGCTTTTCTGAATGTAACTGAAAACATAGTTTTGAAGCAAAGTTCAGCACAAGTAAGGTAGGCCACTTCTCAGATACTGCAGTTCAGATTTTTCACTGAATAACTCTTATGCAACTCTTTCCTTTTACAGAGTTTGTA is a window of Columba livia isolate bColLiv1 breed racing homer chromosome 3, bColLiv1.pat.W.v2, whole genome shotgun sequence DNA encoding:
- the CALM2 gene encoding calmodulin-2; the protein is MADQLTEEQIAEFKEAFSLFDKDGDGTITTKELGTVMRSLGQNPTEAELQDMINEVDADGNGTIDFPEFLTMMARKMKDTDSEEEIREAFRVFDKDGNGYISAAELRHVMTNLGEKLTDEEVDEMIREADIDGDGQVNYEEFVQMMTAK